A genomic region of Leptolyngbya sp. NIES-2104 contains the following coding sequences:
- the rimM gene encoding ribosome maturation factor RimM (Essential for efficient processing of 16S rRNA): MGYLEIGKIVAAQGIKGELRVYPNTDFPERFEEPGTRWLLRPNQTEPEAIELVSGRYVDGKGIYVIQIKGIHDRTTAENLRNCKILVPDSDRPELEEGEFHVADLIGLSVYEQVTQELIGKVTDVIPAGHDLLQVAKITPEDGSEKTILIPFVEAIVPIVDLARQRIEITPPPGLLDL, from the coding sequence ATGGGATATTTAGAAATCGGCAAAATCGTTGCGGCTCAGGGCATCAAAGGCGAGCTTCGTGTTTATCCCAATACCGACTTTCCAGAGCGATTCGAGGAACCAGGAACCCGCTGGCTACTGCGACCCAATCAGACTGAACCGGAAGCGATCGAGCTTGTCTCCGGTCGGTACGTCGATGGCAAAGGTATCTATGTCATTCAAATTAAAGGCATTCACGATCGCACCACTGCCGAAAACCTGCGAAACTGCAAAATTCTGGTTCCTGATAGCGATCGACCTGAGCTTGAAGAAGGCGAATTTCATGTTGCAGATTTGATCGGGTTATCTGTCTATGAGCAAGTAACCCAGGAATTAATTGGTAAAGTCACTGATGTGATTCCTGCCGGACATGATTTGCTACAGGTCGCCAAAATTACACCAGAAGATGGATCAGAGAAGACAATTTTGATTCCATTTGTAGAAGCGATCGTCCCGATTGTGGATCTCGCTCGACAACGAATCGAAATCACTCCACCCCCCGGACTACTCGACTTATAG
- a CDS encoding valine--pyruvate transaminase encodes MNPALSQLGIEMSRLSGVRAIMKDIIETLRSGAGQSFINLSAGNPVILPEVEQLWRDCTEELLASPEYGDVVCRYGASQGYQPLIDAIVQEFNQRYGLQLSDRNILITPGSQSLYFYAANAFGGYTASGELRKIVLPLSPDYTGYGGVTLTPEALIAYKPELDIDRENHRFKYRPNFSQLQIDESTGCVIFSRPCNPTGNVLSNDEVNKITSLAAVHDVPVLIDSAYAPPFPALNFTEMAPVFGGNVVHCMSLSKAGLPGERIGIAIGEPEIIQTLECFQTNLCIHSPRYGQAIAAHAIRSGQLAEISTTVIRPFYQRKIAIIEETLDRAMPRSLPWFLHRGEGAIFAWLWLDELPITDWEFYQELKKVGVIVVPGSTFFPGLQEEWQHKQECLRISLTGTDLELQTAMERLAEVAQQVYGS; translated from the coding sequence ATGAATCCTGCACTGAGTCAACTTGGAATCGAAATGTCGCGCCTGTCGGGTGTCCGGGCGATTATGAAAGACATTATTGAAACGTTGCGCTCAGGGGCGGGACAGAGTTTTATTAATCTCAGTGCTGGGAATCCGGTGATTTTGCCGGAAGTTGAACAGCTTTGGCGCGATTGTACTGAGGAATTGTTAGCGAGTCCTGAATATGGCGATGTGGTTTGTCGCTATGGTGCAAGTCAGGGATATCAGCCGCTGATTGATGCGATCGTGCAAGAATTTAACCAGCGATACGGATTGCAATTGAGCGATCGTAATATTCTCATCACGCCCGGCAGTCAAAGCCTCTATTTTTATGCTGCAAATGCTTTTGGTGGCTATACCGCCAGTGGTGAACTGAGAAAAATTGTGCTGCCATTAAGTCCCGACTACACCGGGTATGGCGGGGTTACACTGACACCAGAAGCACTCATCGCCTATAAACCAGAACTGGATATCGATCGCGAAAATCATCGGTTCAAATATCGTCCAAATTTCAGCCAATTACAAATCGATGAAAGTACCGGGTGTGTAATTTTCTCACGTCCTTGCAATCCGACTGGAAACGTTTTGAGCAATGATGAAGTGAATAAAATTACTTCACTTGCAGCCGTTCATGATGTTCCAGTTCTGATTGATTCTGCTTATGCGCCTCCGTTCCCAGCGTTGAACTTTACTGAGATGGCTCCGGTGTTTGGTGGAAACGTCGTTCACTGTATGAGCTTATCGAAAGCGGGACTGCCCGGAGAACGAATTGGAATTGCGATCGGTGAACCCGAAATCATTCAAACTTTAGAGTGTTTCCAAACGAATCTTTGCATTCATTCGCCCCGATACGGACAAGCGATCGCGGCTCATGCCATTCGATCAGGTCAGTTAGCTGAGATTTCTACAACGGTAATTCGTCCGTTTTATCAGCGCAAAATTGCCATCATCGAGGAAACATTAGATCGGGCAATGCCGCGATCGCTTCCTTGGTTCCTCCATCGCGGAGAAGGTGCAATTTTCGCCTGGTTGTGGCTTGATGAATTGCCCATCACGGATTGGGAGTTTTACCAAGAACTTAAAAAAGTCGGCGTGATTGTCGTTCCTGGAAGTACCTTTTTCCCAGGCTTACAAGAGGAATGGCAACATAAACAGGAATGTTTAAGAATTAGTCTCACGGGAACCGATCTAGAATTACAAACGGCAATGGAGCGACTCGCAGAAGTTGCACAGCAAGTTTATGGATCGTAG
- the mazF gene encoding endoribonuclease MazF, translating into MKRSTAYVPDRGAIVYLEFDPTIGREQRGHRPGFVLSPRSYNQKTSLALVMPITKQQKGYAFEVLLPDGLKTQGVILSDQIKCVDWRARNVQFVEAVPEEVIEEVQAKITALLL; encoded by the coding sequence GTGAAGCGATCGACTGCTTACGTTCCTGATCGTGGCGCTATCGTTTATCTAGAATTTGATCCAACGATCGGACGAGAACAAAGAGGACACAGACCTGGTTTTGTCCTTTCACCGCGTTCTTACAATCAGAAAACCTCTCTAGCGCTAGTGATGCCAATTACAAAGCAACAGAAGGGGTATGCGTTTGAAGTGCTTTTACCGGATGGACTTAAAACTCAAGGCGTGATTCTGAGTGATCAAATTAAGTGTGTTGATTGGAGAGCGCGTAACGTTCAATTCGTAGAAGCAGTTCCAGAAGAAGTTATCGAAGAAGTTCAAGCAAAAATAACTGCATTGCTGCTATGA
- a CDS encoding AbrB/MazE/SpoVT family DNA-binding domain-containing protein, with the protein MTSTVAKWGNSFAIRIPQHLVKELNLSEGAEIEISSVDGTLVIKPRKRKTYSLDELLEGVTPENLHAVADFGEAVGNEIW; encoded by the coding sequence ATGACTTCAACTGTTGCAAAGTGGGGAAATAGTTTTGCGATTCGCATTCCTCAGCATTTGGTGAAAGAGCTTAACCTTTCTGAAGGCGCAGAGATTGAAATTAGCTCAGTCGATGGCACCTTAGTCATCAAGCCGAGAAAGCGTAAGACTTATTCGTTAGATGAACTGCTAGAAGGAGTCACGCCTGAAAATCTTCATGCTGTCGCTGACTTTGGTGAAGCAGTGGGGAATGAAATTTGGTGA
- a CDS encoding isoaspartyl peptidase/L-asparaginase codes for MSLDRVQPKLIIHGGAGSSLKGKGGADAVRRSLYKVVEEVYALLLAGATATEAVVAGCQLLEDDPRFNAGTGSVLQSDGQIRMSAALMDGTEQRFSGVINTSRVKNPIELALFLQTSDDRILSDIGSAELLRELQLPLYDPMTELRLQEWIQERAGNFNRAMAGVVAEKELISESAGRGTIGVVVLDSHGRIAVGTSTGGKGFERIGRVSDSAMPAGNYANSQAAISCTGIGEDIIDECLAAKIVIRVTDGQSLHQAFEKSFREAYQNRRDLGAIGLAADGTIGWGKTSEVLLAAYHTGDRIGDTLELPDDLQTGTV; via the coding sequence ATGTCTCTCGATCGCGTTCAGCCAAAATTGATCATTCACGGTGGGGCAGGAAGTTCGCTCAAAGGAAAAGGGGGAGCCGATGCGGTTCGTCGATCGCTTTACAAAGTGGTAGAAGAAGTTTATGCACTTTTATTAGCGGGAGCGACCGCAACGGAAGCGGTTGTTGCAGGTTGCCAATTGCTCGAAGATGATCCCCGTTTTAACGCTGGAACTGGATCAGTGTTGCAGTCTGATGGACAGATTCGCATGAGTGCGGCTCTGATGGATGGAACCGAGCAACGATTTAGCGGTGTGATTAATACCTCACGAGTCAAGAACCCGATCGAGCTTGCGTTATTTCTGCAAACGTCTGACGATCGCATTCTCTCTGATATTGGTTCTGCTGAGTTACTCCGAGAATTGCAACTGCCGCTTTACGACCCGATGACCGAACTGCGCTTACAGGAATGGATTCAAGAGCGTGCAGGTAATTTTAATCGGGCGATGGCGGGTGTGGTTGCCGAAAAAGAATTGATCTCAGAATCAGCGGGACGAGGCACGATCGGGGTAGTGGTGCTAGATAGTCACGGTCGGATCGCAGTCGGCACTTCAACAGGTGGAAAAGGCTTTGAGCGAATTGGACGAGTCAGTGATTCTGCGATGCCTGCGGGAAATTACGCAAATTCACAAGCGGCGATTAGCTGTACCGGAATTGGAGAAGACATTATCGATGAATGTTTAGCAGCAAAAATCGTGATCCGTGTGACAGATGGACAGTCGTTACATCAAGCCTTTGAAAAATCGTTTAGGGAAGCGTATCAAAATCGACGAGATTTAGGCGCGATCGGACTCGCTGCGGATGGCACGATCGGTTGGGGTAAAACGAGCGAGGTACTTTTGGCGGCGTATCATACTGGCGATCGCATCGGAGATACTTTAGAACTGCCTGACGATCTACAAACGGGAACAGTGTGA
- a CDS encoding DUF2256 domain-containing protein, with the protein MPRHRAKSDLPTKVCPVCGLPFTWRKKWEDCWDEVKYCSDRCRKRKSQAKPESP; encoded by the coding sequence ATGCCGCGCCATCGTGCCAAATCTGATTTACCGACTAAAGTCTGTCCGGTCTGCGGTTTGCCGTTTACCTGGCGGAAAAAATGGGAGGACTGCTGGGACGAGGTGAAATACTGTAGCGATCGCTGTCGAAAACGGAAATCCCAGGCGAAACCTGAGTCACCGTAA
- a CDS encoding RNA methyltransferase, with protein MSETLSSQVRIVLVEPAGALNVGSIARVMKNMGLSQLVLVNPTCDLQSDEARKMAMRAIDVLEAAQIVKSIPEALIGCHRAIATAVRSRIDAPLEHPREALPWLLEPGLNTALLFGSEDRGLSNEELKYAQRFVYIPTSDNYQSLNLAQAVAICCYELFQAPMPTAPIAVPCSLDDLDRAYEHLESVLLNIGYLQPHTAASRMEKFRHIFNRANLSENDLSLLRGVLRQMDWAAKAQPSKDSQT; from the coding sequence ATGTCGGAAACCTTGTCTTCTCAAGTTCGGATTGTGCTGGTCGAACCTGCGGGAGCGCTCAACGTGGGATCGATCGCTCGTGTAATGAAAAATATGGGCTTGAGTCAGTTGGTACTCGTGAATCCTACGTGTGATTTGCAGTCGGATGAAGCGCGGAAAATGGCGATGAGAGCGATCGACGTTTTAGAAGCGGCTCAGATTGTTAAATCGATTCCAGAGGCATTAATCGGGTGTCATCGGGCGATCGCAACGGCGGTTCGATCGCGAATTGATGCCCCGTTAGAACATCCGCGTGAAGCTTTACCTTGGTTACTAGAACCCGGACTAAACACCGCACTGCTATTTGGTTCTGAAGATCGAGGATTGAGCAACGAGGAACTGAAATATGCTCAGCGATTTGTCTACATTCCAACGAGCGATAACTATCAATCCCTGAATCTTGCTCAAGCGGTCGCGATTTGCTGTTATGAGCTATTCCAAGCACCGATGCCAACCGCACCGATTGCAGTTCCTTGTTCACTCGATGATCTCGATCGAGCTTACGAACATCTCGAATCCGTACTGCTCAACATTGGCTACCTCCAGCCACATACCGCTGCGAGTCGAATGGAAAAATTTAGACATATTTTCAATCGTGCTAATCTTTCAGAAAATGATTTATCCTTGCTACGTGGCGTTTTGCGGCAGATGGATTGGGCAGCGAAAGCGCAACCTTCCAAAGATTCGCAGACTTGA
- a CDS encoding serine hydrolase codes for MWDDTDSSIAPNVDRGGRSNGTTTRRRSRRRVVETPPKPIPLSSRRERIPREPKRKPIPVERPKTSVRQSDRPRSKERRRLEVVPPPEVRRTPPVRKPQTPKSRSALAFLYGTRLLILGVGIGVIAGTSLSIWDPATRLGGTPQPEKTEQASPSPSPAVASQLQLNQEITGLKTQIQSTIAPQTQLTPGFMVVDADTHTYVDVNASNPIPAASTIKFPILVAFFQAVDEGKIRLDEPLTMRKELVATESGDLQTLPVGSQFPAIEVATKMIDISDNTATNMIIDRLGGKDALNQRFQSWGLTNTAIQNLLPDLPGTNISSPRDMVALLDAVNRGELVSMRSHDRMLNIMRKVANNSLIPQGLGEGSAIAHKTGDIGIMLGDVGIIDLPNGKRYLMAAMVKRPHNDDRAGDLIRQVSKLTYQYFNQLNAVPPSPAPSPQGAQTPKSTIAQP; via the coding sequence ATGTGGGATGACACCGACAGTTCAATCGCACCCAATGTAGACCGCGGTGGTCGATCGAATGGCACTACCACCCGTCGCCGCTCCCGTCGTCGAGTTGTCGAAACCCCACCGAAGCCGATTCCACTTTCGTCCCGTCGAGAACGCATCCCACGAGAACCGAAGCGTAAACCGATTCCCGTCGAACGCCCAAAAACGAGCGTTCGCCAAAGTGACCGTCCTCGATCGAAAGAACGTCGCCGCCTCGAAGTCGTTCCCCCGCCCGAAGTTCGGCGCACTCCCCCAGTTAGAAAACCGCAAACGCCCAAAAGTCGATCGGCGTTAGCCTTTCTCTATGGCACTCGATTGTTGATTCTCGGTGTTGGGATTGGTGTGATTGCTGGCACGAGCTTATCGATTTGGGACCCAGCAACTCGATTGGGAGGAACGCCTCAACCTGAAAAGACCGAGCAAGCAAGCCCTTCACCGAGTCCCGCTGTCGCGTCCCAGCTTCAACTGAATCAGGAAATCACAGGGCTGAAAACGCAGATTCAAAGCACGATCGCTCCTCAAACTCAGTTAACGCCAGGATTCATGGTTGTGGATGCTGACACTCACACTTATGTGGATGTCAACGCCTCGAACCCCATCCCCGCCGCCAGCACGATTAAATTCCCGATTCTTGTTGCTTTTTTCCAAGCCGTAGACGAAGGTAAGATTCGGCTTGATGAACCGCTGACGATGCGAAAAGAACTCGTTGCGACTGAATCGGGGGATCTTCAAACTCTGCCCGTTGGGTCACAATTTCCAGCGATCGAAGTCGCGACCAAAATGATCGATATCAGCGACAACACCGCGACGAATATGATCATCGATCGCTTAGGGGGTAAAGATGCCCTCAATCAGCGCTTTCAATCCTGGGGTTTAACCAATACTGCAATTCAAAATCTGCTTCCCGATTTACCCGGCACCAATATCAGTAGCCCGCGTGACATGGTTGCACTTTTGGATGCGGTGAATCGTGGGGAATTAGTCTCGATGCGATCGCACGATCGAATGTTGAATATCATGCGAAAAGTGGCGAACAATTCGCTGATTCCACAGGGATTGGGAGAAGGATCTGCGATCGCTCACAAAACTGGAGATATCGGCATCATGCTCGGTGATGTTGGCATCATCGATTTACCGAATGGCAAACGCTATCTGATGGCGGCAATGGTAAAACGTCCGCACAATGACGATCGAGCAGGCGATCTGATTCGCCAAGTCTCGAAACTCACTTACCAATACTTCAATCAATTGAATGCAGTTCCACCGAGTCCCGCACCGAGTCCACAGGGAGCGCAAACCCCGAAATCGACGATCGCGCAACCCTAA
- the secG gene encoding preprotein translocase subunit SecG, translated as MTLITVLRSIWMFSAVGIVILVLLHSPKGDGLGGLGGQAQLFTSTKSAETTLNRATWLLTILFMGITVILSAGWIGR; from the coding sequence ATGACGTTAATCACAGTTTTGAGATCGATTTGGATGTTTTCTGCGGTCGGAATTGTCATTTTAGTGCTGCTGCATAGTCCAAAAGGAGATGGTTTAGGCGGTTTGGGTGGTCAAGCTCAACTGTTTACCAGCACCAAAAGCGCAGAAACCACGCTCAATCGTGCGACCTGGTTGCTCACCATTCTGTTTATGGGAATCACAGTGATTCTCAGTGCTGGATGGATCGGTCGTTAA
- a CDS encoding matrixin family metalloprotease produces MDRSLRFRRFRTHSIALLAIGCVLFWAIAVRALPAPRIHPLPAMLAQWNDRSGDYFDQVEKTAPEYLIWSRFPVKVYVQPGDARSQTWVNLMTQAVNEWKQYFPLEFVDRPESADIFIDRSSIPLKFPPTERVRFADTRFELYEQDGILRHRMRIRIQPNRPNLSLLAAARHELGHALGIWGHSPLESDVMYFSQVRTPPVISARDTNTLKRVYEQPTRLGW; encoded by the coding sequence ATGGATCGGTCGTTAAGATTTCGACGGTTTAGAACGCATTCGATCGCACTTTTGGCGATTGGGTGCGTTTTGTTTTGGGCGATCGCGGTTCGGGCGCTTCCTGCTCCGCGAATTCATCCCCTTCCAGCAATGTTGGCGCAATGGAACGATCGATCCGGCGATTACTTCGATCAAGTTGAGAAGACTGCTCCAGAGTATCTAATTTGGTCACGCTTTCCGGTGAAAGTCTACGTTCAGCCTGGGGATGCTCGGAGTCAGACTTGGGTAAATCTGATGACGCAAGCGGTGAATGAATGGAAGCAATACTTTCCGTTGGAATTTGTCGATCGACCAGAGAGCGCGGATATTTTTATCGATCGTTCTTCGATTCCCTTAAAGTTTCCGCCAACTGAGCGGGTTCGATTTGCTGATACCCGATTTGAGCTATACGAACAAGATGGCATTCTGCGGCATCGAATGAGGATTCGGATTCAGCCCAATCGCCCGAATCTTTCACTACTAGCGGCAGCACGTCACGAACTCGGGCACGCTCTAGGTATTTGGGGACATAGCCCACTTGAATCTGATGTGATGTACTTCTCGCAAGTCAGAACGCCGCCCGTAATTTCAGCGCGGGATACGAATACATTGAAGCGAGTATATGAACAACCAACGCGATTAGGCTGGTGA